The DNA sequence tggcgaaggcgcaTTTGAGGGGATTAAGTCTCATACCGTGTTGTCGGAGAGACGCGAACACACTTCTCAGGTCATTTAGAAGGTCATCAGGTCGCGCAGTCTTTGCGAGGATGTCATCCACATAAACCTCCACCGTCTTGCCCATGAGGTTACCAAATATTTTGTTCATCAGTCTTTGGTATGTCGCTCCCGCGTTTTTTAGGCCGAACGGCATTACCCTGTAGCAGAAGGTTCCTCCGGGTGTTATAAATGCTGTTTTAGCCTCGTCGGGTCGGTGTATCGGTATCTGATTGTAGCCGGAGTAGGCATCCATAAAGCTCAAATATCGGTATCCCGCTGCCGCGTCGACGAGGGCATCTATGTTGGGGAGGGGGAAACAGTATTTGGGGCATGCCTTGTTGAGGTCGGAGTAGTCTACACACATTCTCTATTTACCATTGTGCTTCTTTACTAGTACTACATTCGAGAGCCAGGTCGAGTAGTCTAGTTCCCGAATGAAGCCTGCTTCAAGGAGGCTGGCCGTCTGCCTGGCCACCTCCTCTGCCCTTTCGCGCGACATCTTTCTCCTCCTCTGGGCCACTGGGCGGGCTTCCGCTTTGACGGCTAGGTGATGTGACATGACTTTggggtctatgcccggcatgtcggtcGGTGTCCAGGCGAACAAGTCCCCATTGGCCCTGATCATTTCTACCAAGGGTTCCTTCAGTTCTTGCGGAAGATTTCTATTGACAAACGTGAACTTGTCCTCCGTGTCACCGACCCTGAACTTCTCCAAGTCCCCCTCCGGTTCTGGCCTGGGCTTGTCGTCAACCCTGGCGTCCAAGTCAGCCAGGAACACCCCTGACGCCTCTTTGGATTTCTTCCTTAGggagaggctggcgttgtcgCAGGCGACCGCCGTTTCTAGGTCTCCCCTTATGGACCCTATAGATCCGACGTCGGCAACAAATTTCATGACTAGTAGCTTTGTGTTGATTATTGCCTCGATATCGTTAATCGTCTTCCTTCCCAAAATGACGTTGTAGGCCGTAGAATCTCGGAGAACCACGAATTCAGCCATTGCCGATCTTCGGCCTTGGACCTGTCCCAAAGAAATCGGAAGGGATATTATTCCATCTGGcttgatgaagtggtcgcctaATCCGATGACCCCGTGCTGATGAGTCGATAGGTCGGTGTCCTTTAATCCCAATGCGTCGAACACGTTGCGGAACATAATGTTCGAGTCTGCCCCCGTGTCAACAAGGATTCGTTTTACGAGTCCTGTTCCCACCCTGGTCGTGATGACCATGGGTGGATTTTCAGGGGCCTCGTCGAACCACTGATCTTCCGGGCCGAAGGAGATAGATGGGGGCTTCTTCGAGCTTCGCATCGGCGCGGAGGAGACTGCCAAGATCTTGGCGTCTTTCTTGTGTGCCGATCTCGACCTTGGTACCGCGTTTTTGGCGGTCACTATGTTTATCACAGTGAGACCATGGTCTTTGTCTTCTGGCTCTTGTCGTCGCTTTGTCGACCGGGTCTTTCCTTCCTCGTCCTGGTCTCGATGTCGCCTCCTCGGCTCCCTTATAAAATGGGAGAATTCCGAGAGTTTACCGTCCCTTATGGCTTGCTCTAGTGCATCCCTCAAGTCGAAGCAATCCTGTGTTTGGTGTCAATAGCCTTTGTGGTAGTCACAGTAGAGGCTCTTGTTTCCCCACGTACGGTCTTTGAGTGGTCGGAGATTTGACAAGATCCCTTTCTCGGCTATTTGCTGGTAAACTTCCATAATGGGGAGAGTGAGTGGAGTGTAGTTTGTGAACTTCCCGATTCGGGGAAACGGTCTGGGTGCCTTGCTCGGCCCTCCCTCTTTGGCTTGTTCTTTCTGCCTCTCTCCGTTACCCTGTTGCCTCGGTTGATTGTAGCCGTAGTGTCGTTTATTGGTAGCCACGACCTGGCTGACTTCCTCGTCATTTATGTATTCCTTGGCCACCATTTGGATTTCATGCATCGTCCAAACCGATTTCGTGGTGAGGTGTTTTCGAAAGTCCTCGTTCAGGAGGCCGTTTGTTAGACAGAGGCTGGCGACCGAGTCGGTTAGGCCGTCAATTTCTAAACATTCATCGTTGAAGCGGTCCAGGTATTTCCTGGTCGGCTCCCCGTGCCTTTGGGTTATCCCGAGCAGGTTGATCGAGTGTTTTGCCTTCGCTATTCGTGTTGTGAATTGGGCCAAGAAGGCACGACTGATGTCCGAAAACTCGTAGATGGATCCTTGCAggaggccgttaaaccatcGGATCACAGGTCCGGCTAGGGTGACCGGGAAGGCCCGGCACCTCACCTCGTCCCCTACTCCCTCCAGATTCATTCTAGCCTCAAAAGCCGTGAGGTGTTCCAAAGGGTCTTGGGTTCcatcgtacctcatgtccgttggtttgTCGAAGTGCTTCGGCAACCGGACCTCAAGGATGGACCGATGGAACGGAGTGGCGCCCATTATCACGGGTTGCCGCGTCCTCACAGGCCTTCCTTCCCCGTCTT is a window from the Arachis stenosperma cultivar V10309 chromosome 3, arast.V10309.gnm1.PFL2, whole genome shotgun sequence genome containing:
- the LOC130969950 gene encoding uncharacterized protein LOC130969950, giving the protein MGATPFHRSILEVRLPKHFDKPTDMRYDGTQDPLEHLTAFEARMNLEGVGDEVRCRAFPVTLAGPVIRWFNGLLQGSIYEFSDISRAFLAQFTTRIAKAKHSINLLGITQRHGEPTRKYLDRFNDECLEIDGLTDSVASLCLTNGLLNEDFRKHLTTKSVWTMHEIQMVAKEYINDEEVSQVVATNKRHYGYNQPRQQGNGERQKEQAKEGGPSKAPRPFPRIGKFTNYTPLTLPIMEDCFDLRDALEQAIRDGKLSEFSHFIREPRRRHRDQDEEGKTRSTKRRQEPEDKDHGLTVINIVTAKNAVPRSRSAHKKDAKILAVSSAPMRSSKKPPSISFGPEDQWFDEAPENPPMVITTRVGTGLVKRILVDTGADSNIMFRNVFDALGLKDTDLSTHQHGVIGLGDHFIKPDGIISLPISLGQVQGRRSAMAEFVVLRDSTAYNVILGRKTINDIEAIINTKLLVMKFVADVGSIGSIRGDLETAVACDNASLSLRKKSKEASGVFLADLDARVDDKPRPEPEGDLEKFRVGDTEDKFTFVNRNLPQELKEPLVEMIRANGDLFAWTPTDMPGIDPKVMSHHLAVKAEARPVAQRRRKMSRERAEEVARQTASLLEAGFIRELDYSTWLSNVVLVKKHNGK